Proteins from one Bradyrhizobium roseum genomic window:
- a CDS encoding carboxymuconolactone decarboxylase family protein, with product MARLPLIDPAATSGDVRASFDRMPVVLNIFRMMAHAEANFIPAMRFANSILHKQKLSHVNRELLILQVAQRQRGVYEWRQHVPIALGVGVTQQQIDGVEQGNYEGAAFNAAEQALLAFGREVIDNVRVPEPVFSAMRKYFGEQEIVESILAIGFYMTMARLTEATDVDLDPAAGMTVFEGGKKRPG from the coding sequence ATGGCGAGACTTCCCCTGATCGATCCGGCGGCAACCAGCGGCGACGTGCGCGCGTCCTTTGACAGGATGCCGGTCGTGTTGAACATTTTTCGAATGATGGCGCATGCCGAGGCCAATTTCATTCCGGCGATGCGGTTCGCCAATTCGATCCTGCACAAGCAGAAGCTCAGCCACGTCAATCGCGAATTGCTGATCCTGCAAGTCGCGCAGCGGCAGCGCGGCGTCTATGAGTGGCGGCAGCATGTGCCGATCGCGCTCGGCGTCGGCGTCACGCAACAGCAGATCGACGGCGTCGAGCAGGGCAACTACGAGGGCGCGGCCTTCAACGCCGCCGAACAGGCGCTGCTGGCGTTCGGTCGCGAGGTGATCGACAATGTGCGCGTTCCCGAGCCGGTGTTTTCTGCCATGCGAAAATACTTCGGCGAGCAGGAGATCGTGGAATCGATCCTGGCTATCGGCTTCTACATGACGATGGCGCGCCTGACGGAGGCGACCGATGTCGATCTCGACCCGGCCGCCGGCATGACGGTCTTCGAAGGTGGCAAGAAGCGGCCGGGCTGA
- a CDS encoding SDR family NAD(P)-dependent oxidoreductase, whose translation MMRRVEGKVALVTGAANGIGRSAALVLAREGAKIVATDLQDEKGAGLLRELHAIGCECEYYHHDVTREEDWQSIVAQTRSRFGRLDVLVNNAGIGLSGPVVDMAFADWKRQVAVNLDGVFLGVKYSLPLMRTGGGGSIINVSSIAGIKASPNVSGYCATKGGVRLFTKSVALECAAAKDGVRVNSLHPGITETAIWDTLIGTVEDGSNGGRERGPTLDKLTERAVPLGYKAAPEDIANGILWLASDESRYVTGTELVIDGGRSIG comes from the coding sequence ATGATGCGGCGTGTCGAAGGAAAAGTCGCCCTGGTGACCGGCGCCGCGAATGGCATCGGACGAAGCGCGGCCCTGGTGCTGGCGCGCGAAGGCGCGAAGATTGTCGCGACCGACTTGCAGGACGAGAAGGGCGCGGGCCTGTTGCGCGAATTGCACGCCATCGGATGCGAGTGCGAATACTATCACCACGACGTGACGCGCGAAGAGGACTGGCAGTCGATCGTGGCCCAGACCCGCAGCCGCTTCGGCAGGCTCGATGTCCTCGTCAACAATGCCGGGATTGGGCTCTCGGGCCCCGTGGTCGACATGGCGTTCGCCGACTGGAAGCGGCAGGTCGCGGTCAATCTCGACGGTGTCTTTCTCGGTGTAAAATATTCACTGCCCTTGATGCGTACCGGGGGCGGCGGAAGCATCATCAACGTGTCCTCGATTGCCGGCATCAAGGCGTCGCCGAACGTCTCGGGCTATTGCGCGACCAAGGGCGGCGTGCGGCTGTTCACCAAGTCGGTCGCGCTGGAATGCGCGGCGGCCAAGGACGGCGTGCGCGTCAACTCGCTGCATCCCGGCATCACTGAAACCGCGATCTGGGACACGCTGATCGGCACCGTCGAGGACGGCTCGAATGGTGGACGGGAGCGCGGGCCGACGTTGGACAAGCTCACCGAACGCGCCGTGCCACTCGGCTACAAGGCAGCACCGGAAGATATCGCCAACGGCATCCTGTGGCTGGCAAGCGACGAGAGCCGCTACGTCACCGGCACCGAACTTGTCATCGACGGCGGCCGCTCGATCGGCTGA
- a CDS encoding DUF2778 domain-containing protein, whose translation MAVWVTDFDLAGWSNPASANVSSGPTFEERFGPGSVRRSLAVSYPWRPVAGPERSNFDAEFGHIRASLGGPSPEEQNLQPVPTAPTAEAAIPLPRARPVLANIQSPRTDPGATSSDNRTMFEKLADLVPMKFSLASLTPGDGLLGERKDLGALGYDGQTAVYDISGRVVYLPNGTKLEAHSGLGGLMDNPAHVDQRMVGATPPNVYDLRPREKLFHGVAALRMTPVGENEMHGRNGLLVHSYLLGPNGDSNGCVSIKEYDRFLAAYNNGEVKRLVVVPSLKEGLTASRRSPSPS comes from the coding sequence ATGGCCGTTTGGGTAACCGATTTCGATCTCGCCGGCTGGAGCAATCCCGCATCCGCAAATGTCAGCAGCGGACCCACGTTCGAGGAGCGATTCGGGCCGGGCTCAGTGCGCCGATCGCTGGCCGTCAGCTATCCTTGGCGTCCGGTCGCCGGTCCGGAGCGCTCGAATTTCGATGCCGAGTTCGGGCACATCCGGGCCTCTCTGGGCGGACCCTCGCCCGAGGAGCAGAACCTCCAGCCCGTGCCGACCGCCCCGACCGCCGAGGCGGCGATCCCGCTGCCGAGGGCGCGGCCGGTCCTGGCCAATATCCAGTCTCCGCGGACCGATCCGGGGGCAACCTCGTCCGACAATCGCACCATGTTCGAAAAGCTTGCCGATCTGGTGCCAATGAAGTTTTCGCTGGCATCGCTGACGCCCGGGGATGGGCTGTTGGGCGAGCGAAAGGACCTGGGGGCACTGGGCTATGACGGCCAGACCGCGGTCTACGATATTTCAGGCCGCGTCGTTTACTTGCCGAACGGCACCAAGCTTGAGGCGCATTCCGGTCTCGGCGGCCTGATGGACAATCCGGCTCATGTCGACCAGCGTATGGTCGGCGCGACGCCGCCGAACGTCTACGACCTCAGGCCGCGTGAAAAGCTGTTTCACGGCGTCGCCGCGCTGCGCATGACCCCGGTGGGCGAAAACGAGATGCATGGCCGTAACGGCCTGCTGGTGCACAGCTATCTGCTCGGTCCCAACGGCGATTCCAACGGCTGCGTCTCGATCAAGGAATATGACAGGTTCCTCGCGGCGTATAACAACGGCGAGGTCAAGCGTCTCGTCGTCGTGCCAAGCCTCAAGGAAGGCCTCACGGCGTCGCGGCGTTCTCCATCGCCGTCATGA
- a CDS encoding cytochrome P450 — protein sequence MSDSASIMPEHPPVTDWVNDFDHTDPAWTENPFPIWEKLRAASPVVHTERFLGCYMPTTYQAVKEISYDTDHFSSRRVIVRDVRPEITARAPPITSDPPEHKPAKQLLLPPFTPDAMKKLEPRVRAICNELIDEFIADGGCDAAARYTKHIPVRAIAHMLGIPEKDGDLFIKWIHGILELGIKDDNALMGAVREMTGYFIGHIEQRRNNPTDDLISTLMNARDKDGNPLADEHVLGSLRLLLIAGIDTTWSAIGASLWHLAKTPSDRERLVKEPELMPLAVEELLRAYSPVTMAREVMKETTISGCPVKPGNMVLLSFPAANRDPAMFPDADKVVIDRKENRHAAFGLGIHRCVGSNLARMEMTVAIEEWLKRIPDFRLDPAGKVTWSEGTVRGPRQLPVLFGKAS from the coding sequence ATGTCCGATTCCGCCAGCATCATGCCCGAACATCCGCCGGTCACCGACTGGGTCAACGATTTCGATCACACCGATCCGGCGTGGACGGAAAATCCGTTTCCGATCTGGGAGAAACTGCGGGCGGCCTCGCCGGTGGTCCACACCGAGCGGTTTCTCGGCTGCTACATGCCGACCACCTACCAGGCGGTGAAGGAAATTTCCTACGATACCGATCACTTCTCGTCCCGCCGGGTCATCGTGCGCGACGTTCGCCCGGAAATCACGGCGCGGGCGCCGCCGATCACCTCCGATCCGCCCGAGCACAAGCCGGCCAAGCAACTGCTGTTGCCGCCGTTCACGCCGGACGCGATGAAGAAGCTCGAGCCGCGGGTGCGGGCGATCTGCAACGAACTGATCGACGAGTTCATCGCCGACGGCGGATGCGACGCCGCCGCGCGCTACACCAAGCATATCCCGGTCCGCGCCATCGCGCACATGCTGGGCATTCCCGAGAAAGACGGCGATCTCTTCATCAAGTGGATTCACGGAATTCTCGAGCTCGGCATCAAGGACGACAACGCGCTGATGGGCGCGGTGCGCGAGATGACCGGCTATTTCATCGGCCATATCGAGCAGCGCAGGAACAATCCCACAGACGATCTCATCTCCACGCTGATGAACGCGCGGGACAAGGACGGCAATCCGCTGGCGGACGAGCATGTGCTGGGCTCGCTGCGGCTGCTGCTGATCGCCGGCATCGACACCACCTGGAGCGCGATCGGCGCCTCGCTCTGGCATCTGGCGAAGACACCGTCGGACCGCGAGCGCCTGGTCAAGGAGCCGGAACTGATGCCGCTCGCCGTGGAAGAGCTGCTGCGTGCCTATTCGCCGGTGACAATGGCGCGCGAGGTGATGAAGGAGACCACCATCAGCGGCTGCCCGGTCAAGCCCGGCAACATGGTGCTGCTATCGTTCCCGGCCGCCAACCGCGATCCGGCGATGTTCCCGGATGCCGACAAGGTGGTAATCGACCGCAAGGAGAATCGCCACGCCGCGTTCGGCCTCGGCATCCACCGCTGCGTCGGCTCCAACCTGGCGCGCATGGAAATGACGGTTGCGATCGAGGAATGGCTGAAGCGGATTCCGGATTTCAGGCTCGACCCGGCCGGCAAGGTCACCTGGTCGGAAGGCACCGTGCGCGGCCCGCGCCAGTTGCCCGTGCTGTTTGGCAAGGCGAGCTGA
- a CDS encoding Bug family tripartite tricarboxylate transporter substrate binding protein: MKLRAIMLSLLALASVTGPARAEDASSYPSKKIKMLLPFAAGGGGDVLGRLLADKMGNRLGQTIYVENRTGAAGTIGAQQAATSPPDGYTITIGGMTTHVLAPAVYPNLPYDPIKDFTTIGRIGTSSILLIATKDFAANNLRELAELSKKGEPIQYGSWGVGSTGHFCGEILSQKAGVRLQHVPFSGAAKLANDLMGGHIAVGLVDMATGTPLVKDGKLKALAVCGGRSPSLPHVASYKEQGVDFERSLSWVMYAPSGVPAPIAEKVSAALKAALAEPDIIEKLLALGISADFIAGDQQRDINARDIEAWKKVASDAKIEVK, translated from the coding sequence ATGAAGTTACGCGCGATCATGCTTTCGTTGCTGGCGCTGGCGTCTGTGACAGGTCCGGCCCGCGCCGAAGACGCATCGAGCTATCCCTCCAAGAAGATCAAGATGCTGCTGCCGTTCGCGGCCGGTGGCGGCGGCGACGTGCTTGGCCGGCTGCTGGCCGACAAGATGGGCAACCGCCTGGGGCAGACCATCTACGTCGAAAACCGCACCGGCGCTGCCGGCACCATCGGCGCGCAGCAGGCGGCGACTTCGCCTCCCGACGGCTACACCATCACGATCGGCGGCATGACCACCCATGTGCTCGCGCCGGCCGTCTATCCCAACCTGCCCTATGATCCGATCAAGGATTTCACCACCATCGGGCGGATCGGCACGTCGTCCATCCTCCTGATCGCGACAAAGGATTTTGCCGCCAACAATCTGCGGGAGCTGGCCGAACTTTCGAAGAAAGGCGAGCCGATCCAGTACGGCAGCTGGGGCGTCGGCTCCACCGGGCACTTCTGCGGCGAAATCCTCTCGCAAAAAGCCGGCGTCCGCCTGCAGCACGTGCCGTTCAGCGGCGCGGCCAAACTCGCCAACGATTTGATGGGCGGTCACATCGCGGTGGGGCTGGTCGACATGGCGACCGGAACGCCGCTGGTGAAGGACGGCAAGCTGAAGGCGCTTGCGGTCTGTGGCGGCCGTTCGCCGAGCCTGCCCCATGTCGCGAGCTACAAGGAGCAAGGCGTCGACTTCGAACGCAGCCTGTCCTGGGTGATGTACGCGCCATCAGGCGTTCCCGCTCCCATCGCGGAGAAGGTTTCCGCCGCGCTCAAGGCCGCGTTGGCCGAACCCGACATCATCGAGAAACTGCTGGCGCTCGGCATCTCGGCGGATTTCATCGCCGGAGATCAGCAGCGCGACATCAACGCGCGCGACATCGAAGCCTGGAAGAAGGTCGCCAGCGACGCGAAGATCGAGGTCAAGTAG
- a CDS encoding VOC family protein — MSRVFGAVCQNGYVVRDIRAAMDHWVNVMGVGPWYYIDRVKTDYFRHRGKDSAVEMSIALANSGDLQIELIQQRNDAPSMYKEFLDSGREGLQHMSYWTKDYQGLYDRALGLGYKVGHEGQIGGEKGRFAYFDTQAHPGTVVEISDISGSKGSFFEHIRKVAAGWDGSDPIRDVKR, encoded by the coding sequence ATGAGCCGTGTTTTCGGGGCAGTCTGCCAGAACGGATATGTCGTGCGGGATATTCGCGCCGCCATGGACCATTGGGTCAACGTGATGGGCGTCGGACCCTGGTACTACATCGACCGGGTCAAGACCGATTACTTCCGTCACCGCGGCAAGGACTCGGCCGTGGAGATGAGCATTGCGCTCGCCAATTCCGGCGATCTCCAGATCGAACTGATCCAGCAGCGCAACGACGCGCCCTCGATGTACAAGGAGTTTCTGGACTCCGGCCGCGAAGGCCTGCAGCACATGTCGTACTGGACCAAGGATTATCAGGGCCTATACGACCGCGCGCTCGGCCTCGGCTACAAGGTTGGACATGAGGGCCAGATCGGCGGCGAAAAGGGTCGCTTCGCCTATTTCGACACGCAAGCGCATCCCGGCACCGTGGTGGAAATATCCGACATCAGCGGCAGCAAAGGGAGTTTCTTCGAGCATATCCGCAAGGTCGCTGCCGGCTGGGACGGCTCCGATCCGATCCGGGATGTCAAGCGCTGA
- a CDS encoding DOPA 4,5-dioxygenase family protein produces the protein MTGEPEAGCPRPLSEIASYHAHIYYDPAATRAEAERLRTWIGERFSVTLGRWHDVKVGPHDQAMYQVAFAREIFPELVPWLMLNRGQLSILVHPNTTNPRRDRAADPMWIGPALAVHAEKLPEHAEIEQAPAPNTRPTLRP, from the coding sequence ATGACGGGTGAGCCGGAGGCGGGCTGTCCGCGGCCCCTGAGCGAGATTGCGAGCTACCACGCCCATATCTACTACGATCCGGCGGCGACGCGGGCCGAGGCCGAGCGACTGCGTACCTGGATCGGAGAGCGGTTCTCGGTCACGCTCGGACGCTGGCACGACGTCAAGGTCGGCCCGCACGACCAGGCCATGTACCAGGTGGCCTTTGCCCGGGAAATTTTCCCCGAACTGGTGCCCTGGCTGATGCTCAACCGCGGCCAATTGAGCATTTTGGTCCATCCGAACACGACCAACCCGCGTCGGGATCGTGCAGCCGACCCGATGTGGATCGGGCCGGCGCTCGCCGTGCATGCCGAAAAGCTGCCGGAGCACGCCGAAATCGAACAGGCGCCCGCGCCGAATACCCGTCCGACCCTCCGGCCCTGA
- a CDS encoding ferredoxin: protein MAGKLKIRVDQDKCQGHARCKSLAPELFDLDEFGNAHEVGDGSVPAGLEDKAYLAQSNCPEIAIDVTEE from the coding sequence ATGGCTGGAAAGCTGAAAATCCGCGTCGACCAGGACAAATGTCAGGGCCACGCGCGCTGCAAATCACTGGCGCCAGAACTGTTCGACCTCGACGAGTTCGGCAATGCGCACGAAGTCGGCGACGGTTCCGTGCCGGCGGGCCTGGAAGACAAGGCGTACCTTGCCCAGAGCAACTGTCCGGAGATCGCGATCGACGTGACCGAGGAATAG
- a CDS encoding LacI family DNA-binding transcriptional regulator, with product MPPRQAQPPRATIRDVAAQAGVSVSSVSRVMNGEPHISPELHARIMRAVTRLRFEPHSAAQALRSRASKTIGCMVSDLSNPLYSEMINGAEEEFQRAGYVLMLAATRHEQDRETAFISAVRRRRMDGLLLFAGDNAHTDFTSALANLDMPCVAIDREVPDVPSVRADHRGGGLEITRYLIGLGHRRIALLTGRAALLPSSERLAGYRQAHVEAKLKVDPDLIRPQTQGSDIAFSEVCQLLQGPDRPTAIITLGTHMLAGVMDALASNGLRYPDDMSLVCIGDTDLARHATPGISALTWDLDQMGRVAANILLDRISGGDQTRKIRPVYLPTRFILRHSGARPRGP from the coding sequence ATGCCGCCGCGCCAGGCGCAGCCCCCACGTGCCACCATCCGCGACGTCGCGGCGCAGGCCGGCGTTTCGGTGAGCAGCGTCAGCCGCGTCATGAACGGCGAGCCGCATATCAGCCCGGAATTGCACGCCCGCATCATGCGGGCCGTGACCCGCCTGCGCTTCGAGCCGCATTCGGCGGCGCAGGCGTTGCGCTCGCGCGCGAGCAAGACGATCGGCTGCATGGTTTCCGACCTTTCCAACCCGCTCTACAGCGAGATGATCAATGGCGCCGAGGAGGAGTTTCAGCGCGCCGGCTACGTGCTGATGCTGGCGGCCACCCGGCATGAGCAGGATCGCGAAACGGCGTTCATATCGGCGGTGCGGCGGCGGCGGATGGACGGCCTGCTGCTGTTCGCCGGCGATAACGCCCATACCGATTTTACCAGCGCACTCGCGAACCTCGACATGCCCTGCGTGGCGATCGATCGCGAGGTGCCCGATGTCCCCTCGGTACGCGCCGACCATCGCGGCGGCGGCCTCGAGATCACCCGCTATTTGATCGGACTCGGCCATCGCCGCATCGCGCTGCTCACCGGGCGCGCCGCTTTGCTGCCGAGTTCGGAGCGCCTGGCCGGCTACCGGCAGGCCCATGTCGAGGCCAAACTAAAGGTCGATCCCGACCTGATCCGGCCGCAGACGCAAGGCTCCGACATCGCATTCAGCGAAGTCTGCCAGTTGCTGCAAGGCCCCGATCGCCCAACGGCCATCATCACGCTGGGCACGCATATGCTGGCCGGCGTGATGGACGCGTTGGCCAGCAACGGCCTGCGCTATCCCGACGACATGTCGCTGGTGTGCATCGGCGACACCGATCTTGCCCGGCACGCCACGCCCGGAATCTCGGCATTGACCTGGGATCTCGACCAGATGGGGCGGGTCGCCGCCAACATCCTGCTCGACCGCATCAGCGGTGGCGATCAGACGCGAAAAATACGGCCGGTGTATTTGCCGACGCGTTTCATCCTCCGACACTCCGGCGCCAGGCCTCGCGGACCCTGA
- a CDS encoding TetR/AcrR family transcriptional regulator translates to MPPRPARKALNAYHHGDLRDALVQAALHEVELGGPEAISISALAKILGVSQPAPYKHFADRETLLTAVTAEAFRQFSAMMRTAIEKPSKQSKLSRFAQLTLDFGLRRNGIYRLMFASRTMACAAKGSELHSAAMETFELLLEALEAPAVGLLRERSALKIWASLHGVVMLAEQGLLTGQVANVSREELVEDIVAETKLALSVAIEAADKAG, encoded by the coding sequence ATGCCACCTCGACCCGCACGCAAAGCACTGAATGCCTATCACCACGGGGATCTCCGCGATGCCCTGGTTCAGGCCGCGTTGCACGAGGTCGAACTCGGCGGCCCCGAGGCGATCAGCATCAGCGCGCTGGCCAAGATACTCGGCGTCTCGCAGCCGGCCCCCTACAAGCATTTCGCCGATCGCGAAACGTTGTTGACGGCCGTCACGGCCGAAGCGTTCCGCCAGTTCAGCGCCATGATGCGCACGGCGATCGAAAAACCGTCGAAGCAATCAAAGCTTTCGCGTTTCGCGCAGCTCACGCTTGATTTCGGCCTGCGCCGCAACGGCATCTATCGCCTGATGTTCGCGTCGCGAACCATGGCCTGCGCGGCCAAGGGCAGCGAGTTGCACAGCGCCGCCATGGAAACCTTCGAACTGCTGCTGGAGGCGCTGGAGGCCCCGGCGGTCGGGCTGTTGCGCGAGCGGAGCGCCCTGAAGATCTGGGCCTCGCTGCACGGCGTGGTCATGCTCGCCGAACAGGGACTGCTCACCGGCCAGGTTGCCAATGTCAGCCGGGAAGAACTGGTCGAGGACATCGTGGCGGAAACCAAGCTCGCGCTGTCCGTCGCCATCGAGGCCGCCGACAAGGCCGGCTGA